CGGGGATAACTGCAAGATCGATGGAGGATGCGCTCATGCTCTCAGCGTAGCGAGGTCATCCATATGCTGGTCAAGCTGTCTCATGATGCGAACAGTGCCTCCGGCACCCTCTCTCAGTTCATGCAGGGAAACGGCAAACGCTCTCTCACCTTGAGGCCAGGGGTGAGAGAGCGTTTGCTAAAAAGGCGCGGAAAGTGAGAGAGCGTTTGGGGGTGTTCAGGCTTCTTCTGCGGGTTCCTCGTACTTCGGGAACACCGGCGTTGGTGCCGGCAGTTCGGTCCCGGCCGCGATGGGCGTGCCAATGGCGGAGAACTGCCGGGACTCCCCTTCAGGCTGGCCTAGGGTGTCCAGGAGTGCGGCAGTTGCCGTTGGCATCACCGGCTGGGCCAGGATGGCCACGATGCGCAGGACTTCCAGCGTCACGTACAGCACAGTGTTCATGCGTGCGACGTCGGTCTTCCGCAGCACCCAGGGGGCTTGCTCGGCAAAGTAGGCGTTGGTGTCTCCAAGCACGCCCCAGATGACTTCGAGGGCCCGGCTGAATTCCTGCTTTTCAAAGGCTGCCCGTGCAGCTTCGAGGAGGCCGCCGGCCTGGGCAAGGATCGCGTTGTCCCCGTCCGTGAACGTGCCGGGGACCGGCACCCTGCCCTCGCAGTTCTTGGCCACCATGGACAGTGAACGCTGGGCCAGGTTTCCGAAGTTGTTGGCGAGGTCGGCATTCATCCGGCCGACGATCGCCTCGTGGTTGTAGCTGCCGTCAGCACCGAACGGCACCTCCCGAAGGAAGAAGAACCGCACCTGGTCCAGGCCGTACTGTGCCACGAAGTCGGCCGGGGCCACGACGTTGCCCAGCGACTTGGACATCTTCACGCCGTTGTTCTGCAGGAATCCGTGGATCATGACCCGCTTGGGCAGCTCCAGTCCGGCACTCATCAGGAAGGCGGGCCAGTAGATGGCGTGGAAGCGGGAGATGTCCTTGCCGATGATGTGGACATCGGCAGGCCAGAACTTCCGGAACTTCTCCGAGTCGACGTCCGGGTAGCCCACCCCGGTGAGGTAGTTGGTCAGGGCGTCCACCCAGACGTACATCACGTGCTTGTCGTTGCCCGGGACCGGGACGCCCCAGTCGAACGTGGTGCGGCTGATGGACAGGTCCTCCAGGCCGCGCTTCACGAAGCTGATGACTTCATTGAAACGGTATTGCGGGGCACCGAACTCAGGCTGCGCCTCGTAGAGCGCAAGGAGCTTGTCCT
This genomic interval from Arthrobacter sp. SLBN-100 contains the following:
- the metG gene encoding methionine--tRNA ligase; translation: MTASEKTPFYITTAITYPNGVPHIGHAYEYIATDAMARFKRLDGYDVMFLTGTDEHGMKIAQTAEKEGITPKELVDRNAEVYMAAHSALGISYDRFIRTTDEDHYAASQAIWKKMEANGDIYLSKYEGWYSVRDEAFYGEDDTVVKDDGVRYSKETDTEVTWTAEESYFFRLSAYQDKLLALYEAQPEFGAPQYRFNEVISFVKRGLEDLSISRTTFDWGVPVPGNDKHVMYVWVDALTNYLTGVGYPDVDSEKFRKFWPADVHIIGKDISRFHAIYWPAFLMSAGLELPKRVMIHGFLQNNGVKMSKSLGNVVAPADFVAQYGLDQVRFFFLREVPFGADGSYNHEAIVGRMNADLANNFGNLAQRSLSMVAKNCEGRVPVPGTFTDGDNAILAQAGGLLEAARAAFEKQEFSRALEVIWGVLGDTNAYFAEQAPWVLRKTDVARMNTVLYVTLEVLRIVAILAQPVMPTATAALLDTLGQPEGESRQFSAIGTPIAAGTELPAPTPVFPKYEEPAEEA